The genome window AAACTAAATATTGTTCTCTTTCAAAGTTTAGCTGTCCTATTTTCGGCTTACATTGTGAGTCTTTTCAAGGATGCAGAATACACGTCACAGACGATCGCCATTCTCTATCTCTTACATTTTGTATCCTTTTACATTAGCAATATTGCCTATCGTTTTTATAGCAGGGGTTACCTGGATGAGCTCTTTCAGGTCTTGAAATACAATGTGTTTTTCGCTGTTGGGATCACCTTTACCTCTTTTATGCTCGATGGGGTCTTTTCCATCTCTCGTAGGGGGATGATCTACTTCTTTCTTTTGAATACGTTTTCTGTCTATGTCATGGATCTCTTGCTCAAGAGATACCGGAAGTCTGTTTCACCACGGCGGAAAAGTTCGCGAAAGATTTTCCTGATTACAGCGACTAGTCGGATGGAAAAAGTATTTGATATTCTGCATTCGCCCAGCCTTTATCATGGAGAACTAATCGGTGTCACTGTCATGGACGATACTGATTTTGCTCATTCAGGTGTACGGGTGGTGCAGCCAGAGCAAATGATGAATTTTGTGACCAAGGAAGTGGTGGATGAAGTGTTTATCAATCTGCCAAGTGAGGACTACAATATTAGTGACTTCGTCTCGGAGTTTGAGAGTATGGGGATCGATGTAACTGTCAATCTCAATGCCTTTAACTTCGCTTCCTTAGGTAATAAACGGGTTCGAGAAGTCGGAGGACTAAGTGTCGTTACTTTCTCAACCAACTTCTACAAGCCGAGTCATGTGTTTGCTAAGCGTCTCTTGGACATTGCAGGAGCCCTCTTTGGTCTCTTGATTTGTGGCCTAGTGAGTATCGTCTTAGTCCCTCTGATTCGTAAGGATGGCGGACCTGCCTTCTTTGTACAAAAACGGGTTGGAAAGAACGGACGGTATTTCAACTTCTATAAATTCCGCTCCATGCGTGTGGATGCCGAAGAGATTAAGAAAGATCTCATGGCACAAAATACCATGACAGGTGGCATGTTCAAGATGGAAAATGATCCGCGGGTGACCCCAATCGGTCGCTTTATCCGGAAGACCAGTCTGGATGAATTGCCACAATTTTACAATGTTCTGATCGGTGATATGAGTCTGGTCGGGACTCGTCCTCCAACGGTTGACGAATACCAAGACTATACGCCAGCTCAAAAACGCCGCCTCAGCTTCAAACCTGGTATTACAGGACTTTGGCAAGTGAGCGGACGCAGTGAGATTACAGACTTTGATGAAGTAGTCAAACTGGATGTTGCGTACATGGATGGTTGGACGATCTGGAGAGACATTCAGATCTTGCTCAAGACCGTGAAGGTTGTACTTAGAAAAGAAGGAGCGAAGTAGGAATGCCCTGCTTCGTCCTTTCCATGTTAGGAGAAAAATGACACAATCAATTTATATCGTTGGTTCCAAAGGTATTCCGGCAAAATATGGTGGTTTTGAGACCTTTGTTGAGAAGTTAACCGAATTCCAACAAGACAAAAATATCCAGTATTATGTAGCTTGTATGCGGGAGAATTCAGCCAAATCAGGAATTACTGCAGATACTTTCGAGCATAATGGAGCAATCTGTTACAACATTGATGTCCCCAATATCGGTCCTGCGCGTGCCATTGCTTATGATATTGCGGCACTTAATAAGGCGATTGAGATCGCAAAGGAAAACAAGGACCAGGCACCGATCTTCTATGTCTTGGCTTGCCGGATTGGTCCCTTTATTTCAGGTATTAAAAAGAAAATCAAGGCTATCGGAGGAACTCTGATGGTTAATCCAGATGGTCATGAGTGGCTTCGTGCCAAGTGGAGCCTTCCAGTTCGCAAGTATTGGAAGTTTTCTGAGCAACTCATGGTGAAACATGCTGATCTGTTAATCTGTGATAGCAAGAATATCGAAGCTTATATTCAGAAGGACTATGCTAAGTATCAGCCACAGACGATCTATATTGCTTATGGAACCGATACAAGCAAGTCTATCCTGAGTAAAGAAGACGAGAAAGTAGGGACTTGGTTTGCAGACAAGCAAGTCTCAGAAGGAAACTACTATCTTGTCGTGGGACGTTTTGTACCTGAAAACAACTATGAGGCCATGATTCGTGGATTTATGCAGTCAAACTCCCAAAAAGATTTTGTTCTGATTACCAATGTGGAACAAAACAAGTTCTATGAACAGTTGCGTAAAGATACTGGATTTGATCAGGATCCTCGAGTGAAGTTTGTGGGGACTGTCTATGATCAAGAATTGCTCAAATACATCCGTGAGAATGCTTTTGCTTATTTCCATGGTCATGAGGTAGGTGGAACCAATCCATCCCTTCTTGAGGCACTCGAGTCTACTAAACTCAACCTCTTGTTGGATGTTGGCTTTAACCGTGAAGTCGGTGAAGATGGGGCGCTCTATTGGAAGAAAGATCAATTGGCACAGGTCATTGATCAGGCTGAGCAATTGGATGTACAAGCAATCGAAGACCTCAATCAAAAATCAAGTAAACGTATCTCTGAAGCCTTTACTTGGGAGAAGATTGTCACAGACTACGAGAAAGTATTTAAAGGATAGAAATGCAGAAAATTTTATATCTTCACGCTGGTGCCGAAATGTATGGTGCTGACAAGGTGTTGTTGGAGCTTATTAAAGGATTGGATCAAGATGCTTTTGAAGCACATGTCATCTTACCCAATGATGGTGTCTTAGTCAGTGCATTGGAAGAGGTTGGTGCTAAAGTTAAAGTCATTGATTACCCAATCTTGCGCCGTAAATATTTTAATCCTAAGGGAATTCTTGAGTATTTTGGCTCCTATAATCGTTATTCAAAGCAAATTGCTAACTATGCTAAAGAAAATGGGATTACCCTTGTTCACAACAACACCACAGCGGTTCTTGAAGGAATTTACCTCAAGCGGAAGTTAAAACTTCCTTTGATTTGGCATGTGCACGAAATTATCGTCAAACCAAAAGCCATTTCAGATTTCATCAACTTTTTGATGGGGCGCTATGCGGATAAGATTGTGACAGTTTCAAATGCCGTTGCTAATCATGTCAAACAGTCTCGCTATGTCAAAGATGACCAGATTCAAGTTATTTATAATGGTGTTGACAATGCCGTCTATCATGAAATCGATGCTAGCTCTGTCCGTGACCAATTTGGGATCGCACAGGATGCCTTGGTTATCGGTATGGTTGGTCGAGTGAATGCCTGGAAAGGGCAAGGGGACTTCCTAGAAGCTGTGACGCCAATCTTACAGGTCAATTCAAAAGCAGTAGCCTTTTTAGCAGGTAGTGCATTTGAGGGAGAAGAGTGGCGTGTCGATGAGCTGGAAAAAGCTATTTCAGACTCACCAGCAGCTAGCCAAATCAAGCGAATTGACTATTATAGCAAGACGACAGAACTCTATAATATGTTTGATATTTTTGTCTTACCAAGTACCAATCCAGATCCATTACCAACAGTCGTCCTAGAAGCCATGGCTTGTGGCAAACCTGTAGTGGGTTACCGCCATGGCGGTGTCTGTGAAATGGTGAAGGAAGGTGAAAATGGCCTTCTCGCCACTCCAAATCAACCTGTAGAATTGTCACAGGCTATTCAAGAATTGGCTAACAATACCGAGAAGAGAGCGCAATTTGGTGAGGCCTCTGTCCAACGTCAAAAAGAATTCTTCTCATTACAAAGTTATATTCGGAATTTTTCGGAGTTGTATAAGAAGTAAAAATAAAGAGGAAGTGATATGAATTTTCCGATAGATTTTGTTGTAACCTGGGTTGATGGAAGTGATCCTGATTGGAGAGCTAAAAAGAGCAAATATGACTCTACTTTTACAACATCTGAAAATAATATGAACTCCGATAAAGCGTACCGTGAATGGGGGACGTTTAAGTATTGGTTTAGAGGTGTTGAGAAGTTTGCACCATGGGTGAATAAGGTTTATTTAGTAACTGATAATCAGATACCAGATTGGTTAGATGTAGATCATAGTAAATTAGACGTTATTGATCATAAAGAAATTATCAACAATGACTATCTACCAGTGTTTTCATCTAATGCCATTGAATGTAACATTCATAAAATACCAAATTTATCTGAACATTTTGTTTGTTTTAACGACGATATGTATTTAACGGCACCAGTTTCACCAAGTGATTTTTTCTCTGAGGAAGGGCTACCTAAGTATAATACTGCCTTATCTCCTATTATTCCTGAACGATTTGGTACAGGAAACTTTCAAATTAATAATATGGAGATAATAACAAGTTATTTCAGCAAAGTAGAAATCTTGAAAAATGGGAAGTTCTTTTCTCCAAAACAGGGCTTAAAGCAAGTAATAAAATCTTTACTTTATAAAAATAGTAAATTTATTTGTGGCTTTTGGGAAAGTCATCTTCCATATCCTCTTTTAAAATCAACATTTGATCTTTTATGGGAGAAAGAGAAGGAAATCCTAGAAAAAACATCAGCTAGTCGTTTTAGGAATCCAGCAGATACAAATATTTGGCTTTTTAAATATTGGCAAATTGCTAGTGGACAATATGCTATTGGTGATTCAAAAATTGGTGGACTATTTTCTTTGGATGATGCAAATTCAGATTTCTGGAAGTTTTTAGTTTCGAAGAATTATAAAATTATGTGTATTAATGATGGCTTTAATATTCAGGATGAAGATAAAGTAATGAAAGAATTCATTGCTACATTTGATGAGTTTCTACCTGAAAAGAGTACTTTTGAATTATAAAACACAGGTATTTAGGAGATTATGGAAAGAAAATCACTAAAAGATAGAATAAAACCTATCGTTTATCCAATTATTAATTTTATTCCTAGACGAAGACTTAAGAATAAAAATTTCACTATCATTTGTGATAATTGTTGGGCTGGGAAAGTTTATCAGGAGTTGGGCTTGCCTTATCAAACACCATTTGTAGGGATGTTTGTCTTTTCGCCTGATTATATCAAGATGCTCAAGAATTTAAAACACTATTTGAGTGGAAACATCCCCTTGAAATTTGTTAAGGAATCGAAATATATCAAAGACTTTGATAATTCCTATCCACTTGCACTTCTTGATGATATTGAACTTCATTTTTTGCATTATGCAGATGAAGAAGAAGCTACTCAAAAATGGAATCGCCGTTTGAAGAGAATGCATTGGGATAATTTGTATTTCAAGTTCAATGATAATGATGCCTGCACTTATGAGTTGATGAAAGAGTTTGAAGAGCTTCCATACAAGAGTAAGGTGATTTTCTCTTCAAAGAATTATAGTGACCTACCTTCATTGGTCCACTTTAAATCAGCTGAAAAGCAAGGACATGTTGGAATCGATTTAAAAACTTACCACCGCTATTTCAATGCTGTAACTTGGTTGAATAAGGGTGGAGAAGACTTAACATAATTAATTGGGTAAATAATTTATGAAACCACTTTTAACTGTCGTCATTCCAGTTTATAATGTCGAAAAATATTTAAAACGTTGTATTGATAGTATCCTTGTTCAAGAGTGGAAGAACTATGATATCTTACTTGTAGATGATGGAAGTACCGATAATTCTCCTAAAATTTGTGATGACTATGCTAAAACGTATGACTTTATCTCAGTTATTCATAAGGAGAATGGTGGGCTCTCTGTGGCTCGTAACACAGGTATTTCTAATGCTGAGGGAGATTATCTTTATTTCCCAGATTCAGATGATTGGATTGAACCGAATACCTTTAGTGATTTAGCTGAAGTTATTGAATCAGATCAGTATGATATTATTTCCTTCAATCGTGAATTTGTAAGGAGTGAAGATGATATTATAAAATCCGATTCCAAACAGTCTAAACGATTAACTGGAAAAGAAGCTCTTCTAGAAATGTTTTCTTATGGCTTTATAACTGGTTTTGCCAATGATAAGATATATAAAAAATCATTATTCACGAGGGATAATATTCAGTTTCCAATTGGTAAGTATTATGAAGATCTTGGGACTAACTATAAGCTATTTCTTTTAGCTGAAAAGGTCTATGCGACAAATCAAAAATACTATCACTATCTAATTGATAATCCTGATGCAATTACCAAATCTTGGAATGAGCAAAAATTAGAAAATATGATTAGCTTTTTTAAAGAGATATATTATTCGGATGATGTTCGTTCGAAACTTGATTCTAGTGAATTAGCAATTGCTAAGATGTTTTTTGTCGATGGTATGACGCATAGTTTAGCTAGTCTATATAAATCAAATTTGTATAAGTCGTATCCTGAATTAACGAAAGACGTAAAGAACGAGTTAAAGAAAAATAAACTCACGTTTACGGAGTTGTCTAAGTTGAATCATCGAACAAAATATATTTTGTATAAGTTGGGTTTATTGCAAGGTGCATTCAGAGTACAACATTTATTGAAAAAGTAGGAGTCTAGTTTGAAATACTCTGTTATTATTCCTGTTTATAACGTTGAGAAATACATTGACCGTTGTTTGAAAAGTATTATTTCTCAAAATTATGATGACTTGGAAATTATAGTGATAGACAATGGATCTACTGATAGTAGTGGCATTATTTGCGATACTTACGCTAGCGAGTACTCAAATATCTCGGTCTATCATATTGAAAACCATGGTGTTGGTTCGGCACGAAATTTTGGCTTGTCCAAAGCCAGGGGAGAGTTTATCTACTTCGTTGATAGTGATGATTATCTTGTTGGTAATCTCTTTGCTGATTTTGCTGATAAGCTAGTGTCAGATTTAGATTTGGTTGTTTTTTGTTATTACAATTCTTTTGAGGAAGATTTAACTGAGAAGAGCCGTACTGAAAAGTCACTTCCATTTAAAGGAAATTACGACAAGGATGGTTTTATCAAGATATTTAAAGAACTATTCTTATCGGATATGCTTTACACAGTTTGGAATAAGATATATCGCAGAGAATTTCTTCTCGAAAATAACCTTTCTTTTGAGCAGTATGAGTTAGGTGAAGATGTCCGCTTCAATCTTAATGTTTATCGTAATGTAAACAGGATTTTTCTTTCTCAAGATTCCTACTATGTTTATGTCATTGGTAGGAAAGGTTCCGCTATGTCGAGCTATAACCCCAAGCGTATTCAATACCAGCTTCAAGAATTGAAGATGGTTGATAGTCTACTTTCGGACTGGTATTTGGATAGTTTTGATCTTGATCAAACAATTAAGGCACGAATCTTAATGAGTAATATTTATAATATATCCAAACAAAATACTCAATTCAGTTCAAAGGTGGAATATGTAAAAGATATTTGTGAAAATAAAGACATTAAATCATTTATTCATACAGAAGAAAATGATTTGAAACCGTTCATAAATTATTTACTAAAACAAAAAAGGTATTCTACTGTTCTGTTTCTTAAAATGGTTCAAGCATTGGTTAAAAGGAGTTAAAATGTTTCGTATTGAAGCAGAAAAATTGTTAGTTGGTTTTGTATTATCATTTATTATAGCTGTAGATATGTTAGGTACAACTATGTTAGGTAGATTGATACCAACTATACCAAGTTCTATGTCTGTACTAGTTTCTCTATGTTTGCTAATCCGCTTTAGATACATTAAGAAATTCTCTATCAACTACCTGATTTTTGCACCTGTACTTCTAATTGTTGGCTTTTTAGTAGCTTTACAAATGAAGAATTATAGTTTCCTTGCCTATATGGTTCTGATAGTCTTTTTGTATGATATGGATATGGATTTTATATTAAAGGTTTATTGTGCGGTAGTTATTCCCTTTTTATTAGGAACAGTATTTTTATC of Streptococcus sp. S5 contains these proteins:
- a CDS encoding sugar transferase, with amino-acid sequence MGEERIELEKLNIVLFQSLAVLFSAYIVSLFKDAEYTSQTIAILYLLHFVSFYISNIAYRFYSRGYLDELFQVLKYNVFFAVGITFTSFMLDGVFSISRRGMIYFFLLNTFSVYVMDLLLKRYRKSVSPRRKSSRKIFLITATSRMEKVFDILHSPSLYHGELIGVTVMDDTDFAHSGVRVVQPEQMMNFVTKEVVDEVFINLPSEDYNISDFVSEFESMGIDVTVNLNAFNFASLGNKRVREVGGLSVVTFSTNFYKPSHVFAKRLLDIAGALFGLLICGLVSIVLVPLIRKDGGPAFFVQKRVGKNGRYFNFYKFRSMRVDAEEIKKDLMAQNTMTGGMFKMENDPRVTPIGRFIRKTSLDELPQFYNVLIGDMSLVGTRPPTVDEYQDYTPAQKRRLSFKPGITGLWQVSGRSEITDFDEVVKLDVAYMDGWTIWRDIQILLKTVKVVLRKEGAK
- the cps2T gene encoding beta 1-4 rhamnosyltransferase Cps2T, with product MTQSIYIVGSKGIPAKYGGFETFVEKLTEFQQDKNIQYYVACMRENSAKSGITADTFEHNGAICYNIDVPNIGPARAIAYDIAALNKAIEIAKENKDQAPIFYVLACRIGPFISGIKKKIKAIGGTLMVNPDGHEWLRAKWSLPVRKYWKFSEQLMVKHADLLICDSKNIEAYIQKDYAKYQPQTIYIAYGTDTSKSILSKEDEKVGTWFADKQVSEGNYYLVVGRFVPENNYEAMIRGFMQSNSQKDFVLITNVEQNKFYEQLRKDTGFDQDPRVKFVGTVYDQELLKYIRENAFAYFHGHEVGGTNPSLLEALESTKLNLLLDVGFNREVGEDGALYWKKDQLAQVIDQAEQLDVQAIEDLNQKSSKRISEAFTWEKIVTDYEKVFKG
- a CDS encoding glycosyltransferase family 4 protein, coding for MQKILYLHAGAEMYGADKVLLELIKGLDQDAFEAHVILPNDGVLVSALEEVGAKVKVIDYPILRRKYFNPKGILEYFGSYNRYSKQIANYAKENGITLVHNNTTAVLEGIYLKRKLKLPLIWHVHEIIVKPKAISDFINFLMGRYADKIVTVSNAVANHVKQSRYVKDDQIQVIYNGVDNAVYHEIDASSVRDQFGIAQDALVIGMVGRVNAWKGQGDFLEAVTPILQVNSKAVAFLAGSAFEGEEWRVDELEKAISDSPAASQIKRIDYYSKTTELYNMFDIFVLPSTNPDPLPTVVLEAMACGKPVVGYRHGGVCEMVKEGENGLLATPNQPVELSQAIQELANNTEKRAQFGEASVQRQKEFFSLQSYIRNFSELYKK
- a CDS encoding Stealth CR1 domain-containing protein, with product MNFPIDFVVTWVDGSDPDWRAKKSKYDSTFTTSENNMNSDKAYREWGTFKYWFRGVEKFAPWVNKVYLVTDNQIPDWLDVDHSKLDVIDHKEIINNDYLPVFSSNAIECNIHKIPNLSEHFVCFNDDMYLTAPVSPSDFFSEEGLPKYNTALSPIIPERFGTGNFQINNMEIITSYFSKVEILKNGKFFSPKQGLKQVIKSLLYKNSKFICGFWESHLPYPLLKSTFDLLWEKEKEILEKTSASRFRNPADTNIWLFKYWQIASGQYAIGDSKIGGLFSLDDANSDFWKFLVSKNYKIMCINDGFNIQDEDKVMKEFIATFDEFLPEKSTFEL
- a CDS encoding DUF1919 domain-containing protein is translated as MERKSLKDRIKPIVYPIINFIPRRRLKNKNFTIICDNCWAGKVYQELGLPYQTPFVGMFVFSPDYIKMLKNLKHYLSGNIPLKFVKESKYIKDFDNSYPLALLDDIELHFLHYADEEEATQKWNRRLKRMHWDNLYFKFNDNDACTYELMKEFEELPYKSKVIFSSKNYSDLPSLVHFKSAEKQGHVGIDLKTYHRYFNAVTWLNKGGEDLT
- a CDS encoding glycosyltransferase — translated: MKPLLTVVIPVYNVEKYLKRCIDSILVQEWKNYDILLVDDGSTDNSPKICDDYAKTYDFISVIHKENGGLSVARNTGISNAEGDYLYFPDSDDWIEPNTFSDLAEVIESDQYDIISFNREFVRSEDDIIKSDSKQSKRLTGKEALLEMFSYGFITGFANDKIYKKSLFTRDNIQFPIGKYYEDLGTNYKLFLLAEKVYATNQKYYHYLIDNPDAITKSWNEQKLENMISFFKEIYYSDDVRSKLDSSELAIAKMFFVDGMTHSLASLYKSNLYKSYPELTKDVKNELKKNKLTFTELSKLNHRTKYILYKLGLLQGAFRVQHLLKK
- a CDS encoding glycosyltransferase family 2 protein; the encoded protein is MKYSVIIPVYNVEKYIDRCLKSIISQNYDDLEIIVIDNGSTDSSGIICDTYASEYSNISVYHIENHGVGSARNFGLSKARGEFIYFVDSDDYLVGNLFADFADKLVSDLDLVVFCYYNSFEEDLTEKSRTEKSLPFKGNYDKDGFIKIFKELFLSDMLYTVWNKIYRREFLLENNLSFEQYELGEDVRFNLNVYRNVNRIFLSQDSYYVYVIGRKGSAMSSYNPKRIQYQLQELKMVDSLLSDWYLDSFDLDQTIKARILMSNIYNISKQNTQFSSKVEYVKDICENKDIKSFIHTEENDLKPFINYLLKQKRYSTVLFLKMVQALVKRS